The Vulpes lagopus strain Blue_001 chromosome 6, ASM1834538v1, whole genome shotgun sequence genome has a segment encoding these proteins:
- the PSME2 gene encoding proteasome activator complex subunit 2: MAKPCALRLSGEARKQVDVFRQNLFQEAEEFLYRFLPQKIIHLNQLLQEDSLNVADLTSLRAPLDIPIPDPPPKDDEMETDKQEKKEVPKCGFLPGNEKVLALLALVKPEVWTLKEKCILVITWIQHLIPKIEDGNDFGVAIQEKVLERVNAVKTKVEAFQTTISKYFSERGDAVAKASKETHVMDYRALVHERDEAAYGELRAMVLDLRAFYAELYHIISSNLEKIINPKGEEKPSMY; encoded by the exons ATGGCCAAGCCTTGCGCGCTGCGCCTGAGCGGGGAAGCCCGCAAACAG GTGGATGTCTTCAGGCAAAATCTTTTCCAGGAG GCAGAGGAGTTCCTCTACAGGTTCTTGCCACAGAAAATCATACACCTGAATCAACTCTTGCAG GAGGACTCCCTCAATGTGGCTGACCTGACCTCTCTCCGGGCCCCGCTGGATATCCCCATCCCAGACCCTCCACCCAAGGATGATGAG atGGAAACAGAtaagcaggaaaagaaagaag TTCCCAAGTGTGGCTTCCTCCCTGGAAATGAGAAGGTTCTCGCCCTACTTGCCCTGGTTAAGCCAGAAGTCTGGactctcaaagaaaaatgcattcTG GTGATCACATGGATCCAGCACCTGATCCCCAAGATTGAGGATGGAAATGACTTTGGGGTGGCAATCCAG GAGAAGGTGCTAGAGAGGGTGAATGCAGTCAAGACCAAAGTGGAAGCCTTCCAGACAACCATTTCCAA GTACTTCTCAGAACGTGGGGATGCTGTGGCCAAGGCCTCTAAGGAGACTCATGTA ATGGATTACCGGGCCCTGGTGCATGAGAGAGATGAAGCAGCCTATGGGGAGCTCAGGGCCATGGTGCTGGACTTGAGGGCCTTCTAT GCTGAGCTTTATCATATTATCAGCAGCAACCTAGAGAAAATTATCAACCCAAAAGGTGAAGAGAAGCCATCTATGTACTag
- the EMC9 gene encoding ER membrane protein complex subunit 9, with protein sequence MGEVEISARAYVKMCLHAARYPHASVNGLLLAPSPRSGECLCLTDCVPLFHSHLALSVMLEVALNQVDVWGAQAGLIVAGYYHANAALDDQSAGPLALKIAGRIAEFFPDAVLVMLDNQKLVPQPHVPPVIVLENHGLRWVPKDKNLVMWRDWEESRQMVGALLEGRAHQHLVDFDCHLDDIRQDWTNQQLNTQITQWVGPTNGNT encoded by the exons ATGGGGGAGGTGGAGATCTCGGCCCGGGCCTACGTGAAGATGTGTCTGCACGCCGCGCGGTACCCGCACGCCTCCGTCAACGGGCTGTTGCTGGCGCCCTCGCCGCGGTCGGGAGAATGTCTGTGTCTCACCGACTGTGTGCCCCTGTTCCACAGCCACCTGGCCCTGTCCGTCATGCTGGAGGTCGCCCTCAACCAG GTGGATGTGTGGGGCGCGCAGGCCGGTCTGATAGTGGCTGGGTACTACCATGCCAATGCAGCTCTGGACGACCAGAG TGCTGGGCCCCTGGCCTTGAAAATTGCTGGGCGGATTGCAGAATTCTTCCCTGATGCAGTCCTTGTTATG TTGGACAATCAGAAACTGGTGCCTCAGCCTCATGTGCCCCCTGTCATTGTCCTGGAAAACCATGGTCTCCGCTGGGTCCCCAAGGACAAGAACTT AGTGATGTGGAGGGACTGGGAAGAGTCACGGCAGATGGTGGGAGCACTCCTGGAGGGCCGGGCCCACCAGCACCTTGTGGACTTTGACTGCCACCTTGATGACATCCGGCAGGACTGGACCAACCAGCAGCTGAACACCCAAATCACCCAATGGGTTGGTCCCACCAATGGAAATACctga
- the PSME1 gene encoding proteasome activator complex subunit 1 has product MATLRVQPEAQAKVDVFREDLCTKTENLLGSYFPKKISELDAFLKEPALNEANLNNLKAPLDIPVPDPVKEKEKEERKKQQEKEEKDEKKKGEDEDKGPPCGPVNCNEKIVVLLQRLKPEIKDVIEQLNLVTTWLQLQIPRIEDGNNFGVAVQEKVFELMTALHTKLEGFHTQISKYFSERGDAVTKAAKQPHVGDYRQLVHELDEAEYRDIRLMVMEIRNAYAVLYDIILKNFEKLKKPRGETKGMIY; this is encoded by the exons aTGGCCACGCTCAGGGTCCAGCCTGAAGCCCAAGCCAAG GTGGACGTGTTCCGTGAAGACCTGTGTACCAAG acagagaacCTGCTGGGGAGCTACTTCCCCAAGAAGATTTCTGAGTTGGAtgcatttttaaag GAGCCAGCTCTCAATGAAGCCAACCTGAACAATCTGAAGGCCCCATTGGACATCCCGGTACCTGATCCagtcaaggagaaagagaaagaggaacgAAAGAAACAGCAGGAG aaggaagaaaaagatgaaaagaagaaaggggaagatgAAGACAAAG GTCCTCCCTGTGGCCCAGTGAACTGCAATGAGAAGATTGTGGTCCTCCTTCAGCGTCTAAAGCCTGAGATCAAGGATGTCATTGAGCAACTCAACCTG gtCACCACCTGGTTGCAGCTACAGATACCTCGGATTGAAGATGGAAACAATTTTGGAGTGGCTGTCCAG GAGAAGGTGTTTGAGCTGATGACCGCTCTTCACACCAAGCTGGAAGGCTTCCACACTCAAATATCCAA GTATTTCTCTGAGCGGGGTGATGCTGTGACCAAAGCAGCCAAGCAGCCCCATGTG GGTGACTATCGGCAGCTGGTGCACGAGCTGGATGAGGCAGAGTACCGGGACATCCGGCTGATGGTCATGGAGATCCGTAATGCTTAT GCTGTATTATATGACATCATCTTGAAGAACTTTGAGAAGCTCAAGAAGCCCAGGggagaaacaaaaggaatgaTCTATTGA
- the FITM1 gene encoding fat storage-inducing transmembrane protein 1, with product MERGPAVGAGLGAGARIRALLGCLVKVLLWVASALLYFGSEQAARLLGSPCLRRLYHAWLAAVVIFGPLLQFHVNPRTIFASHGNFFNIKFVNSAWGWTCTFLGGFVLLVVFLATRRVAVTARHLSRLVVGAAVWRGAGRAFLLIEDLTGSCFEPLPQGLLLHELPDRRSCLAAGHQWRGYTVSSHTFLLTFCCLLMAEEAAVFAKYLAHGLPAGAPLRLVFLLNVLLLGLWNFLLLCTVIYFHQYTHKVVGAAVGTFAWYLTYGSWYHQPWSPGSPGHGLFPRPHSSRKHN from the exons aTGGAGCGGGGGCCGgcagtgggggcagggctgggggccggggcccGAATCCGGGCATTGCTGGGCTGCCTGGTCAAGGTGCTGCTCTGGGTGGCCTCTGCCTTGCTGTACTTTGGAAGTGAACAGGCCGCCCGCCTCCTGGGCAGCCCCTGCTTACGGCGCCTCTACCATGCCTGGTTGGCAGCAGTGGTCATCTTTGGGCCCCTTCTGCAGTTCCATGTCAACCCTCGGACTATCTTCGCCAGCCATGGCAACTTCTTCAACAT AAAGTTTGTGAATTCAGCATGGGGCTGGACATGTACCTTCCTGGGGGGCTTCGTGTTGCTGGTGGTGTTCCTGGCTACTCGGCGTGTGGCAGTGACTGCCCGGCACCTGAGCCGGCTGGTGGTGGGGGCAGCGGTGTGGCGGGGGGCCGGCCGGGCCTTCCTGCTCATCGAGGACCTGACCGGCTCCTGCTTCGAgcctctgccccagggcctgcTGCTCCACGAGCTTCCAGACCGCCGCAGCTGCCTGGCGGCTGGCCACCAGTGGCGGGGCTACACGGTCTCCTCCCACACCTTCCTGCTCACCTTCTGCTGCCTGCTCATGGCCGAGGAAGCCGCAGTGTTCGCCAAGTATCTGGCCCATGGGCTGCCAGCCGGGGCCCCCCTTCGCCTTGTCTTCCTGCTCAACGTGCTGTTGCTGGGCCTCTGGAACTTCTTGCTGCTCTGTACCGTCATCTACTTCCACCAGTATACTCACAAGGTGGTGGGTGCCGCGGTTGGCACCTTTGCCTGGTACCTCACCTATGGCAGCTGGTATCATCAGCCCTGGTCTCCAGGGAGCCCGGGCCACGGGCTCTTCCCTCGGCCCCACTCCAGCCGCAAGCATAACTGA
- the DCAF11 gene encoding DDB1- and CUL4-associated factor 11 isoform X1 produces MGSRNSSSAGTGSGDPSEGLPRRGASLRRSEEEEEEDEDVDLAQVLAYLLRRGQVRLVQGGGAANLQLIQALSDSEEEHDSAWDGRLGDRYNPPVDATPDTRELECNEIKTQVELATGRLGLRRAAQEHTFPQMLHQRERGLCHRGSFSLGERSRMMSHFLPNDLGFTDTYSQKAFCGIYSKDGQIFMSACQDQTIRLYDCRYGRFHKFKSIKARDVGWSVLDVAFTPDGNHFLYSSWSDYIHICNIYGEGDTHTALDLRPDERRFAVFSIAVSSDGREVLGGANDGCLYVFDREQNRRTLQIESHEDDVNAVAFADISSQILFSGGDDAICKVWDRRTMREDDPKPVGALAGHQDGITFIDSKGDARYLISNSKDQTIKLWDIRRFSSREGMEASRQAATQQNWDYRWQQVPKKAWRKLKLPGDSSLMTYRGHGVLHTLIRCRFSPIHSTGQQFIYSGCSTGKVVVYDLLSGHIVKKLTNHKACVRDVSWHPFEEKIVSSSWDGNLRLWQYRQAEYFQDDMPESEEPPSAPAPVPHPSTAFSSPQ; encoded by the exons ATGGGATCACGGAACAGCAGCAGTGCAGGAACTGGGTCCGGAGACCCCTCCGAGGGCTTGCCCCGAAGAGGTGCTAGCCTGCGTCGGAgcgaggaagaggaagaggaggatgaagaTGTGGATCTGGCCCAGGTACTGGCCTATCTCCTCCGCAG AGGCCAAGTGAGGTTGGTGCAGGGAGGAGGTGCAGCAAATTTACAACTCATCCAGGCCCTCTCGGACTCAGAGGAAGAGCATGACAGTGCTTGGGATGGTCGTCTTGGGGACCGATACAACCCACCTG TGGATGCAACCCCTGACACCCGGGAGCTGGAATGCAATGAGATCAAGACGCAAGTGGAATTGGCCACAGGGCGGCTGGGGCTTAGGCGGGCAGCACAGGAGCACACCTTTCCTCAGATGCTGCACCAG AGAGAACGGGGCCTCTGCCACCGGGGAAGCTTCTCCCTTGGAGAACGGTCTCGAATGATGTCTCA CTTCTTGCCCAATGATCTGGGCTTCACTGATACCTACTCTCAGAAGGCTTTCTGTGGCATCTACAGCAAAGATGGTCAGATCTTCATGTCTGCTTGCCAAG ACCAGACGATCCGACTGTATGACTGCCGGTATGGCCGCTTTCATAAATTCAAGAGCATCAAGGCCCGGGATGTAGGCTGGAGTGTCCTAGATGTGGCCTTCACCCCTGATGGGAATCACTTCCTATACTCAAGCTGGTCTGATTACA TTCATATCTGCAACATCTACGgggagggagacacacacacTGCCCTGGATCTAAG GCCAGACGAGCGTCGCTTTGCTGTCTTTTCCATTGCTGTATCCTCCGATGGACGGGAAGTGCTAGGAGG GGCAAATGACGGCTGCCTATATGTCTTTGATCGAGAACAGAACCGGCGCACCCTTCAG ATTGAGTCCCACGAGGATGATGTGAATGCAGTGGCCTTTGCTGACATAAGCTCTCAGATCCTGTTTTCTGGGGGTGACGATGCCATCTGCAAAGTGTGGGATCGACGCACCATGCGGGAGGATGACCCCAAACCTGTGGGCGCACTGGCTGGGCACCAGGATGGCATCACCTTCATTGACAGTAAG GGTGATGCCCGCTATCTCATCTCCAACTCCAAAGACCAGACCATCAAGCTCTGGGATATCCGACGCTTTTCTAGTCGGGAAGGAATGGAGGCCTCACGGCAGGCTGCCACACAGCAAAACTGGGACTACCGCTGGCAGCAGGTGCCCAAAAAAG CCTGGCGGAAACTGAAGCTCCCAGGGGACAGCTCCTTGATGACCTACCGGGGCCATGGGGTGCTGCACACCCTCATCCGCTGCCGATTCTCCCCCATCCATAGTACGGGCCAGCAGTTTATCTACAGCGGCTGCTCTACTGGCAAAGTTGTTG TGTATGACCTCCTCAGCGGCCACATCGTGAAGAAGCTGACCAACCACAAGGCCTGTGTGCGTGACGTCAGTTGGCATCCCTTTGAGGAAAAGATTGTCAGCAGTTCG TGGGACGGGAACCTGCGTCTGTGGCAGTACCGCCAGGCTGAGTACTTCCAGGACGACATGCCAGAATCTGAGGAACCCCCCAGTGCCCCTGCCCCGGTGCCCCACCCCTCTACAGCCTTTTCCTCCCCCCAGTAA
- the DCAF11 gene encoding DDB1- and CUL4-associated factor 11 isoform X2, giving the protein MKMWIWPRGQVRLVQGGGAANLQLIQALSDSEEEHDSAWDGRLGDRYNPPVDATPDTRELECNEIKTQVELATGRLGLRRAAQEHTFPQMLHQRERGLCHRGSFSLGERSRMMSHFLPNDLGFTDTYSQKAFCGIYSKDGQIFMSACQDQTIRLYDCRYGRFHKFKSIKARDVGWSVLDVAFTPDGNHFLYSSWSDYIHICNIYGEGDTHTALDLRPDERRFAVFSIAVSSDGREVLGGANDGCLYVFDREQNRRTLQIESHEDDVNAVAFADISSQILFSGGDDAICKVWDRRTMREDDPKPVGALAGHQDGITFIDSKGDARYLISNSKDQTIKLWDIRRFSSREGMEASRQAATQQNWDYRWQQVPKKAWRKLKLPGDSSLMTYRGHGVLHTLIRCRFSPIHSTGQQFIYSGCSTGKVVVYDLLSGHIVKKLTNHKACVRDVSWHPFEEKIVSSSWDGNLRLWQYRQAEYFQDDMPESEEPPSAPAPVPHPSTAFSSPQ; this is encoded by the exons atgaagaTGTGGATCTGGCCCAG AGGCCAAGTGAGGTTGGTGCAGGGAGGAGGTGCAGCAAATTTACAACTCATCCAGGCCCTCTCGGACTCAGAGGAAGAGCATGACAGTGCTTGGGATGGTCGTCTTGGGGACCGATACAACCCACCTG TGGATGCAACCCCTGACACCCGGGAGCTGGAATGCAATGAGATCAAGACGCAAGTGGAATTGGCCACAGGGCGGCTGGGGCTTAGGCGGGCAGCACAGGAGCACACCTTTCCTCAGATGCTGCACCAG AGAGAACGGGGCCTCTGCCACCGGGGAAGCTTCTCCCTTGGAGAACGGTCTCGAATGATGTCTCA CTTCTTGCCCAATGATCTGGGCTTCACTGATACCTACTCTCAGAAGGCTTTCTGTGGCATCTACAGCAAAGATGGTCAGATCTTCATGTCTGCTTGCCAAG ACCAGACGATCCGACTGTATGACTGCCGGTATGGCCGCTTTCATAAATTCAAGAGCATCAAGGCCCGGGATGTAGGCTGGAGTGTCCTAGATGTGGCCTTCACCCCTGATGGGAATCACTTCCTATACTCAAGCTGGTCTGATTACA TTCATATCTGCAACATCTACGgggagggagacacacacacTGCCCTGGATCTAAG GCCAGACGAGCGTCGCTTTGCTGTCTTTTCCATTGCTGTATCCTCCGATGGACGGGAAGTGCTAGGAGG GGCAAATGACGGCTGCCTATATGTCTTTGATCGAGAACAGAACCGGCGCACCCTTCAG ATTGAGTCCCACGAGGATGATGTGAATGCAGTGGCCTTTGCTGACATAAGCTCTCAGATCCTGTTTTCTGGGGGTGACGATGCCATCTGCAAAGTGTGGGATCGACGCACCATGCGGGAGGATGACCCCAAACCTGTGGGCGCACTGGCTGGGCACCAGGATGGCATCACCTTCATTGACAGTAAG GGTGATGCCCGCTATCTCATCTCCAACTCCAAAGACCAGACCATCAAGCTCTGGGATATCCGACGCTTTTCTAGTCGGGAAGGAATGGAGGCCTCACGGCAGGCTGCCACACAGCAAAACTGGGACTACCGCTGGCAGCAGGTGCCCAAAAAAG CCTGGCGGAAACTGAAGCTCCCAGGGGACAGCTCCTTGATGACCTACCGGGGCCATGGGGTGCTGCACACCCTCATCCGCTGCCGATTCTCCCCCATCCATAGTACGGGCCAGCAGTTTATCTACAGCGGCTGCTCTACTGGCAAAGTTGTTG TGTATGACCTCCTCAGCGGCCACATCGTGAAGAAGCTGACCAACCACAAGGCCTGTGTGCGTGACGTCAGTTGGCATCCCTTTGAGGAAAAGATTGTCAGCAGTTCG TGGGACGGGAACCTGCGTCTGTGGCAGTACCGCCAGGCTGAGTACTTCCAGGACGACATGCCAGAATCTGAGGAACCCCCCAGTGCCCCTGCCCCGGTGCCCCACCCCTCTACAGCCTTTTCCTCCCCCCAGTAA